One Brassica napus cultivar Da-Ae chromosome A5, Da-Ae, whole genome shotgun sequence DNA window includes the following coding sequences:
- the BNAA05G24220D gene encoding uncharacterized protein BNAA05G24220D isoform X2, with protein MNSHLFRVICILHSVIALTSGTLMMFYTEKASIFGHGSDIANKLKGSTPHDELLIQISQSFSGLLLFAIGLVLFMVSFVKDRDFHSFFAGGSVILYVLMALWRVMFEWKIEDLAFECPKQALGDIALAVSWVFFLVYTWREKYD; from the coding sequence ATGAATTCACATCTCTTCCGCGTAATCTGCATCCTCCACTCCGTAATCGCGCTCACGAGCGGAACCTTGATGATGTTCTACACAGAGAAAGCCTCCATCTTTGGCCACGGCAGCGACATAGCCAACAAGCTCAAAGGCTCAACGCCTCACGACGAGCTCCTCATCCAGATCTCTCAGTCCTTCTCCGGTTTGCTTCTCTTTGCGATCGGTTTGGTGCTTTTCATGGTGTCCTTTGTCAAAGACAGAGACTTTCATAGCTTCTTCGCCGGAGGGTCTGTGATTCTCTATGTGCTTATGGCGTTATGGAGAGTTATGTTTGAGTGGAAGATTGAAGATCTCGCCTTTGAGTGTCCCAAGCAAGCTCTTGGTGATATTGCCTTGGCTGTCTCTTgggttttctttcttgtttataCTTGGAGAGAGAAGTATGATTGa
- the LOC106402547 gene encoding lectin-like protein At3g16530, protein MQIHKLCFLALFLAQAAFAVKFNFKTFNGDNLFFLGDAELGPSSDGLDRSGAWSMTRDETPFSHGQGLYINPIPFKPSNDSAPYSFQTSFTFSITPRTKPNSGQGLAFIVVPTVDNSGASGGGFLGILNKTNNGKPENNLFAVEFDTFQNKEFQDISGNHVGLNINSMTSNVAEKAGYWVQTRVGKRKVWSFKDVNLSSGERFTAWIEFRNKDNRITITLAPENVKKPKRPLIQGPRELNDVILQNSYVGFAGSMGRAAERHDIWSWSFENAAKDN, encoded by the coding sequence atGCAGATTCACAAACTCTGTTTCCTTGCTCTGTTCTTAGCTCAAGCAGCCTTTGCCGTCAAGTTCAACTTCAAAACCTTTAATGGAGACAACTTGTTCTTCCTCGGAGACGCAGAGCTTGGTCCTTCCTCCGACGGTTTAGACCGATCCGGAGCCTGGTCCATGACCCGTGACGAAACCCCATTCTCTCACGGTCAAGGTCTCTACATCAACCCCATCCCATTCAAACCATCCAACGATTCAGCTCCTTACTCATTCCAGACCTCTTTCACTTTCTCCATCACTCCCCGCACCAAGCCAAACTCCGGCCAAGGCCTCGCCTTCATCGTCGTCCCCACCGTCGACAACTCCGGCGCTTCCGGCGGCGGGTTCCTCGGAATCCTCAACAAAACCAACAACGGTAAACCGGAGAACAACCTCTTTGCCGTTGAGTTCGACACTTTCCAGAACAAGGAGTTCCAAGACATAAGTGGTAACCACGTCGGGCTCAACATCAACTCCATGACTTCGAACGTAGCGGAGAAAGCTGGTTACTGGGTTCAGACAAGAGTCGGGAAGAGGAAGGTTTGGTCGTTCAAAGATGTGAACCTGAGCAGTGGAGAGAGGTTCACGGCTTGGATTGAGTTTAGAAACAAAGACAATAGGATTACTATCACGCTCGCGCCTGAGAACGTGAAGAAGCCTAAGAGACCTTTGATACAAGGTCCGAGAGAGCTCAATGATGTTATTCTACAAAACAGTTACGTCGGTTTTGCTGGTTCCATGGGACGTGCCGCTGAGCGTCACGATATCTGGAGCTGGTCTTTTGAAAATGCCGCCAAGGACAACTAA
- the LOC106406652 gene encoding metallothionein-like protein 3: MSSCGNCDCSDKTQCVKKGTSYTLDIVETQESYKEAMIMDVTGAEENGCQCKCGSSCSCVNCTCCPN; this comes from the exons ATGTCTTCGTGCGGAAACTGCGACTGTTCTGACAAGACCCAGTGCGT TAAGAAGGGAACCAGCTACACCTTGGACATCGTCGAGACTCAGGAGAG CTACAAGGAAGCTATGATCATGGACGTTACTGGTGCAGAAGAGAACGGGTGCCAATGCAAGTGTGGCTCTAGCTGCAGCTGCGTCAACTGCACTTGCTGCCCCAATTAA
- the BNAA05G24220D gene encoding uncharacterized protein BNAA05G24220D isoform X1, with the protein MQAQKTPMNSHLFRVICILHSVIALTSGTLMMFYTEKASIFGHGSDIANKLKGSTPHDELLIQISQSFSGLLLFAIGLVLFMVSFVKDRDFHSFFAGGSVILYVLMALWRVMFEWKIEDLAFECPKQALGDIALAVSWVFFLVYTWREKYD; encoded by the exons ATGCAA GCTCAAAAAACTCCGATGAATTCACATCTCTTCCGCGTAATCTGCATCCTCCACTCCGTAATCGCGCTCACGAGCGGAACCTTGATGATGTTCTACACAGAGAAAGCCTCCATCTTTGGCCACGGCAGCGACATAGCCAACAAGCTCAAAGGCTCAACGCCTCACGACGAGCTCCTCATCCAGATCTCTCAGTCCTTCTCCGGTTTGCTTCTCTTTGCGATCGGTTTGGTGCTTTTCATGGTGTCCTTTGTCAAAGACAGAGACTTTCATAGCTTCTTCGCCGGAGGGTCTGTGATTCTCTATGTGCTTATGGCGTTATGGAGAGTTATGTTTGAGTGGAAGATTGAAGATCTCGCCTTTGAGTGTCCCAAGCAAGCTCTTGGTGATATTGCCTTGGCTGTCTCTTgggttttctttcttgtttataCTTGGAGAGAGAAGTATGATTGa